In Raphanus sativus cultivar WK10039 unplaced genomic scaffold, ASM80110v3 Scaffold5729, whole genome shotgun sequence, a genomic segment contains:
- the LOC130507780 gene encoding uncharacterized protein LOC130507780: MIVTMFENRYPFRGSSSAGKYSSPPPPQTVNESDLITKSITLFSLSESQIATATQVHLNRHARERLAFYLMRRTLLLNTRIMQRRKEQKNWRNRKAKHLIV, from the exons ATGATT GTAACGATGTTCGAGAATAGGTATCCGTTCAGAGGATCTTCTTCCGCCGGCAAATACTCTTCGCCACCGCCGCCACAGACTGTCAATG AGTCGGATCTTATTACGAAATCGATCACTCTGTTCTCCCTCTCAGAGTCTCAGATCGCCACAGCAACTCAAGTCCATCTGAATCGTCATG CGAGAGAAAGGTTAGCTTTTTACTTGATGCGGAGGACACTATTGCTGAATACGAGAATAATGCAAAGGCGAAAAGAACAGAAAAACTGGAGAAACAGGAAGGCTAAGCACTTGATCGTTTGA